One genomic window of Canis aureus isolate CA01 chromosome 15, VMU_Caureus_v.1.0, whole genome shotgun sequence includes the following:
- the SLC20A2 gene encoding sodium-dependent phosphate transporter 2 isoform X1 has translation MAMDEYLWMVILGFIIAFILAFSVGANDVANSFGTAVGSGVVTLRQACILASIFETTGSVLLGAKVGETIRKGIIDVNLYNETVETLMAGEVSAMVGSAVWQLIASFLRLPISGTHCIVGSTIGFSLVAIGTQGVQWMELVKIVASWFISPLLSGFMSGVLFVLIRIFILKKEDPVPNGLRALPVFYAATIAINVFSIMYTGAPVLGLVLPIWAIALISFGVALLFALFVWLFVCPWMRRKIAGKLQKEAALSRVSDESLNKIQEVESPVFKELPGAKANDDSTVPLTGLAEEPAGTSEGTTVGNHPRASYGRALSMTHGSARSPISNGTFGFDGHARGDAHVYHTVHKDSGLYKDLLHRMHADRGPEERPTQESSARLLRRNNSYTCYTAAICGLPVHATFKAAESSSAAEDSEKLVGDAVSYSKKRLRYDSYSSYCNAVAEAEIEADEGGVEMKLASELADPDQPREDPAEDEKEEKDTAEVHLLFHFLQVLTACFGSFAHGGNDVSNAIGPLVALWLIYEQGAVLQEAVTPVWLLFYGGVGICTGLWVWGRRVIQTMGKDLTPITPSSGFTIELASAFTVVIASNVGLPVSTTHCKVGSVVAVGWIRSRKAVDWRLFRNIFVAWFVTVPVAGLFSAAIMALLMYGILPYV, from the exons ATGGCCATGGACGAGTATTTGTGGATGGTCATTTTGGGTTTTATCATAGCTTTTATCTTGGCGTTTTCTGTTGGTGCAAATGATGTTGCCAATTCATTCGGTACTGCTGTGGGCTCTGGCGTAGTGACCTTGAGGCAGGCCTGCATTTTGGCTTCAATATTTGAAACTACCGGTTCAGTGTTATTGGGAGCCAAAGTAGGAGAAACTATTCGAAAAGGTATCATTGATGTGAACCTATACAACGAGACAGTAGAAACACTCATGGCTGGGGAAGTTAGTGCAATGGTTG GTTCAGCTGTTTGGCAGCTGATTGCATCCTTCCTGAGACTTCCAATTTCAGGAACTCATTGCATTGTTGGTTCTACTATAGGATTCTCACTTGTTGCGATTGGTACACAAGGTGTGCAGTGGATGGAACTCGTCAAGATTG ttGCTTCTTGGTTTATATCTCCACTGTTGTCTGGTTTCATGTCTGGCGTGCTGTTTGTACTGATCAGAATTTTCATCTTAAAGAAG GAGGACCCTGTTCCCAATGGCCTCCGGGCACTCCCAGTGTTCTATGCTGCTACAATAGCAATAAACGTGTTTTCCATCATGTACACAGGAGCGCCAG TGCTTGGTCTGGTCCTTCCCATATGGGCAATAGCACTCATCTCGTTTGGTGTCGCGCTGCTGTTTGCCCTTTTTGTATGGCTCTTTGTGTGTCCATGGATGCGGAGGAAAATAGCAG GCAAATTACAAAAAGAAGCTGCTTTATCACGAGTGTCTGATGAAAGCCTCAATAAAATTCAGGAAGTGGAGTCCCCAGTATTTAAAGAGCTACCAGGTGCCAAGGCCAATGATGACAGCACCGTCCCTCTCACAGGGCTGGCTGAGGAGCCGGCTGGGACCTCGGAAGGCACAACAGTGGGAAACCACCCCCGGGCCTCCTACG GCCGGGCGCTGTCCATGACCCACGGCTCCGCACGCTCGCCCATCTCCAACGGCACCTTTGGCTTCGACGGGCACGCGAGGGGCGACGCGCACGTGTACCACACGGTCCACAAGGACTCGGGGCTCTACAAGGACTTGCTGCACAGGATGCATGCGGACAGGGGCCCCGAGGAGAGGCCCACCCAGGAGAGCAGCGCCCGGCTGCTGCGCCGCAACAACAGCTACACCTGCTACACCGCCGCCATCTGTGGGCTGCCCGTGCACGCCACCTTCAAGGCCGCCGAGTCGTCCTCGGCTGCAGAGGACAGCGAGAAGCTGGTGGGTGACGCCGTGTCCTACTCGAAGAAGAGGCTTCGCTACGACAGCTACTCGAGCTACTGCAACGCCGTAGCGGAGGCCGAGATCGAGGCGGATGAGGGAGGCGTGGAAATGAAGCTGGCGTCCGAGCTGGCGGATCCCGACCAGCCCCGAGAGGACCCTGCGGAGGacgagaaggaggagaaggacacAGCCGAGGTCCACCTCCTGTTCCACTTCCTGCAGGTCCTCACCGCCTGCTTCGGGTCCTTCGCGCACGGTGGCAATGATGTAAG TAATGCCATTGGTCCCCTGGTGGCTTTGTGGCTGATATACGAGCAAGGCGCAGTCCTGCAAGAGGCAGTTACCCCTGTTTGGCTGCTGTTTTATGGAGGAGTTGGCATCTGTACAGGCCTGTGGGTCTGGGGCAGAAGAGTGATCCAGACCATGGGCAAGGACCTCACGCCCATCACGCCCTCCAG CGGCTTCACCATCGAGCTGGCCTCTGCCTTCACAGTCGTGATCGCCTCCAACGTCGGGCTTCCCGTCAGCACCACGCACTGCAAG
- the SLC20A2 gene encoding sodium-dependent phosphate transporter 2 isoform X2 translates to MAMDEYLWMVILGFIIAFILAFSVGANDVANSFGTAVGSGVVTLRQACILASIFETTGSVLLGAKVGETIRKGIIDVNLYNETVETLMAGEVSAMVGFSLVAIGTQGVQWMELVKIVASWFISPLLSGFMSGVLFVLIRIFILKKEDPVPNGLRALPVFYAATIAINVFSIMYTGAPVLGLVLPIWAIALISFGVALLFALFVWLFVCPWMRRKIAGKLQKEAALSRVSDESLNKIQEVESPVFKELPGAKANDDSTVPLTGLAEEPAGTSEGTTVGNHPRASYGRALSMTHGSARSPISNGTFGFDGHARGDAHVYHTVHKDSGLYKDLLHRMHADRGPEERPTQESSARLLRRNNSYTCYTAAICGLPVHATFKAAESSSAAEDSEKLVGDAVSYSKKRLRYDSYSSYCNAVAEAEIEADEGGVEMKLASELADPDQPREDPAEDEKEEKDTAEVHLLFHFLQVLTACFGSFAHGGNDVSNAIGPLVALWLIYEQGAVLQEAVTPVWLLFYGGVGICTGLWVWGRRVIQTMGKDLTPITPSSGFTIELASAFTVVIASNVGLPVSTTHCKVGSVVAVGWIRSRKAVDWRLFRNIFVAWFVTVPVAGLFSAAIMALLMYGILPYV, encoded by the exons ATGGCCATGGACGAGTATTTGTGGATGGTCATTTTGGGTTTTATCATAGCTTTTATCTTGGCGTTTTCTGTTGGTGCAAATGATGTTGCCAATTCATTCGGTACTGCTGTGGGCTCTGGCGTAGTGACCTTGAGGCAGGCCTGCATTTTGGCTTCAATATTTGAAACTACCGGTTCAGTGTTATTGGGAGCCAAAGTAGGAGAAACTATTCGAAAAGGTATCATTGATGTGAACCTATACAACGAGACAGTAGAAACACTCATGGCTGGGGAAGTTAGTGCAATGGTTG GATTCTCACTTGTTGCGATTGGTACACAAGGTGTGCAGTGGATGGAACTCGTCAAGATTG ttGCTTCTTGGTTTATATCTCCACTGTTGTCTGGTTTCATGTCTGGCGTGCTGTTTGTACTGATCAGAATTTTCATCTTAAAGAAG GAGGACCCTGTTCCCAATGGCCTCCGGGCACTCCCAGTGTTCTATGCTGCTACAATAGCAATAAACGTGTTTTCCATCATGTACACAGGAGCGCCAG TGCTTGGTCTGGTCCTTCCCATATGGGCAATAGCACTCATCTCGTTTGGTGTCGCGCTGCTGTTTGCCCTTTTTGTATGGCTCTTTGTGTGTCCATGGATGCGGAGGAAAATAGCAG GCAAATTACAAAAAGAAGCTGCTTTATCACGAGTGTCTGATGAAAGCCTCAATAAAATTCAGGAAGTGGAGTCCCCAGTATTTAAAGAGCTACCAGGTGCCAAGGCCAATGATGACAGCACCGTCCCTCTCACAGGGCTGGCTGAGGAGCCGGCTGGGACCTCGGAAGGCACAACAGTGGGAAACCACCCCCGGGCCTCCTACG GCCGGGCGCTGTCCATGACCCACGGCTCCGCACGCTCGCCCATCTCCAACGGCACCTTTGGCTTCGACGGGCACGCGAGGGGCGACGCGCACGTGTACCACACGGTCCACAAGGACTCGGGGCTCTACAAGGACTTGCTGCACAGGATGCATGCGGACAGGGGCCCCGAGGAGAGGCCCACCCAGGAGAGCAGCGCCCGGCTGCTGCGCCGCAACAACAGCTACACCTGCTACACCGCCGCCATCTGTGGGCTGCCCGTGCACGCCACCTTCAAGGCCGCCGAGTCGTCCTCGGCTGCAGAGGACAGCGAGAAGCTGGTGGGTGACGCCGTGTCCTACTCGAAGAAGAGGCTTCGCTACGACAGCTACTCGAGCTACTGCAACGCCGTAGCGGAGGCCGAGATCGAGGCGGATGAGGGAGGCGTGGAAATGAAGCTGGCGTCCGAGCTGGCGGATCCCGACCAGCCCCGAGAGGACCCTGCGGAGGacgagaaggaggagaaggacacAGCCGAGGTCCACCTCCTGTTCCACTTCCTGCAGGTCCTCACCGCCTGCTTCGGGTCCTTCGCGCACGGTGGCAATGATGTAAG TAATGCCATTGGTCCCCTGGTGGCTTTGTGGCTGATATACGAGCAAGGCGCAGTCCTGCAAGAGGCAGTTACCCCTGTTTGGCTGCTGTTTTATGGAGGAGTTGGCATCTGTACAGGCCTGTGGGTCTGGGGCAGAAGAGTGATCCAGACCATGGGCAAGGACCTCACGCCCATCACGCCCTCCAG CGGCTTCACCATCGAGCTGGCCTCTGCCTTCACAGTCGTGATCGCCTCCAACGTCGGGCTTCCCGTCAGCACCACGCACTGCAAG
- the SLC20A2 gene encoding sodium-dependent phosphate transporter 2 isoform X3 encodes MDNVVREKRVREESYHLLLSIGLILCRKSPALGGSAVWQLIASFLRLPISGTHCIVGSTIGFSLVAIGTQGVQWMELVKIVASWFISPLLSGFMSGVLFVLIRIFILKKEDPVPNGLRALPVFYAATIAINVFSIMYTGAPVLGLVLPIWAIALISFGVALLFALFVWLFVCPWMRRKIAGKLQKEAALSRVSDESLNKIQEVESPVFKELPGAKANDDSTVPLTGLAEEPAGTSEGTTVGNHPRASYGRALSMTHGSARSPISNGTFGFDGHARGDAHVYHTVHKDSGLYKDLLHRMHADRGPEERPTQESSARLLRRNNSYTCYTAAICGLPVHATFKAAESSSAAEDSEKLVGDAVSYSKKRLRYDSYSSYCNAVAEAEIEADEGGVEMKLASELADPDQPREDPAEDEKEEKDTAEVHLLFHFLQVLTACFGSFAHGGNDVSNAIGPLVALWLIYEQGAVLQEAVTPVWLLFYGGVGICTGLWVWGRRVIQTMGKDLTPITPSSGFTIELASAFTVVIASNVGLPVSTTHCKVGSVVAVGWIRSRKAVDWRLFRNIFVAWFVTVPVAGLFSAAIMALLMYGILPYV; translated from the exons ATGGATAATGTGGTTAGGGAGAAGAGGGTTAGAGAGGAATCCTACCACCTTCTGCTCTCAATAGGACTTATCCTTTGTAGGAAGAGTCCTGCGTTGGGAG GTTCAGCTGTTTGGCAGCTGATTGCATCCTTCCTGAGACTTCCAATTTCAGGAACTCATTGCATTGTTGGTTCTACTATAGGATTCTCACTTGTTGCGATTGGTACACAAGGTGTGCAGTGGATGGAACTCGTCAAGATTG ttGCTTCTTGGTTTATATCTCCACTGTTGTCTGGTTTCATGTCTGGCGTGCTGTTTGTACTGATCAGAATTTTCATCTTAAAGAAG GAGGACCCTGTTCCCAATGGCCTCCGGGCACTCCCAGTGTTCTATGCTGCTACAATAGCAATAAACGTGTTTTCCATCATGTACACAGGAGCGCCAG TGCTTGGTCTGGTCCTTCCCATATGGGCAATAGCACTCATCTCGTTTGGTGTCGCGCTGCTGTTTGCCCTTTTTGTATGGCTCTTTGTGTGTCCATGGATGCGGAGGAAAATAGCAG GCAAATTACAAAAAGAAGCTGCTTTATCACGAGTGTCTGATGAAAGCCTCAATAAAATTCAGGAAGTGGAGTCCCCAGTATTTAAAGAGCTACCAGGTGCCAAGGCCAATGATGACAGCACCGTCCCTCTCACAGGGCTGGCTGAGGAGCCGGCTGGGACCTCGGAAGGCACAACAGTGGGAAACCACCCCCGGGCCTCCTACG GCCGGGCGCTGTCCATGACCCACGGCTCCGCACGCTCGCCCATCTCCAACGGCACCTTTGGCTTCGACGGGCACGCGAGGGGCGACGCGCACGTGTACCACACGGTCCACAAGGACTCGGGGCTCTACAAGGACTTGCTGCACAGGATGCATGCGGACAGGGGCCCCGAGGAGAGGCCCACCCAGGAGAGCAGCGCCCGGCTGCTGCGCCGCAACAACAGCTACACCTGCTACACCGCCGCCATCTGTGGGCTGCCCGTGCACGCCACCTTCAAGGCCGCCGAGTCGTCCTCGGCTGCAGAGGACAGCGAGAAGCTGGTGGGTGACGCCGTGTCCTACTCGAAGAAGAGGCTTCGCTACGACAGCTACTCGAGCTACTGCAACGCCGTAGCGGAGGCCGAGATCGAGGCGGATGAGGGAGGCGTGGAAATGAAGCTGGCGTCCGAGCTGGCGGATCCCGACCAGCCCCGAGAGGACCCTGCGGAGGacgagaaggaggagaaggacacAGCCGAGGTCCACCTCCTGTTCCACTTCCTGCAGGTCCTCACCGCCTGCTTCGGGTCCTTCGCGCACGGTGGCAATGATGTAAG TAATGCCATTGGTCCCCTGGTGGCTTTGTGGCTGATATACGAGCAAGGCGCAGTCCTGCAAGAGGCAGTTACCCCTGTTTGGCTGCTGTTTTATGGAGGAGTTGGCATCTGTACAGGCCTGTGGGTCTGGGGCAGAAGAGTGATCCAGACCATGGGCAAGGACCTCACGCCCATCACGCCCTCCAG CGGCTTCACCATCGAGCTGGCCTCTGCCTTCACAGTCGTGATCGCCTCCAACGTCGGGCTTCCCGTCAGCACCACGCACTGCAAG
- the SLC20A2 gene encoding sodium-dependent phosphate transporter 2 isoform X4, whose translation MDNVVREKRVREESYHLLLSIGLILCRKSPALGGFSLVAIGTQGVQWMELVKIVASWFISPLLSGFMSGVLFVLIRIFILKKEDPVPNGLRALPVFYAATIAINVFSIMYTGAPVLGLVLPIWAIALISFGVALLFALFVWLFVCPWMRRKIAGKLQKEAALSRVSDESLNKIQEVESPVFKELPGAKANDDSTVPLTGLAEEPAGTSEGTTVGNHPRASYGRALSMTHGSARSPISNGTFGFDGHARGDAHVYHTVHKDSGLYKDLLHRMHADRGPEERPTQESSARLLRRNNSYTCYTAAICGLPVHATFKAAESSSAAEDSEKLVGDAVSYSKKRLRYDSYSSYCNAVAEAEIEADEGGVEMKLASELADPDQPREDPAEDEKEEKDTAEVHLLFHFLQVLTACFGSFAHGGNDVSNAIGPLVALWLIYEQGAVLQEAVTPVWLLFYGGVGICTGLWVWGRRVIQTMGKDLTPITPSSGFTIELASAFTVVIASNVGLPVSTTHCKVGSVVAVGWIRSRKAVDWRLFRNIFVAWFVTVPVAGLFSAAIMALLMYGILPYV comes from the exons ATGGATAATGTGGTTAGGGAGAAGAGGGTTAGAGAGGAATCCTACCACCTTCTGCTCTCAATAGGACTTATCCTTTGTAGGAAGAGTCCTGCGTTGGGAG GATTCTCACTTGTTGCGATTGGTACACAAGGTGTGCAGTGGATGGAACTCGTCAAGATTG ttGCTTCTTGGTTTATATCTCCACTGTTGTCTGGTTTCATGTCTGGCGTGCTGTTTGTACTGATCAGAATTTTCATCTTAAAGAAG GAGGACCCTGTTCCCAATGGCCTCCGGGCACTCCCAGTGTTCTATGCTGCTACAATAGCAATAAACGTGTTTTCCATCATGTACACAGGAGCGCCAG TGCTTGGTCTGGTCCTTCCCATATGGGCAATAGCACTCATCTCGTTTGGTGTCGCGCTGCTGTTTGCCCTTTTTGTATGGCTCTTTGTGTGTCCATGGATGCGGAGGAAAATAGCAG GCAAATTACAAAAAGAAGCTGCTTTATCACGAGTGTCTGATGAAAGCCTCAATAAAATTCAGGAAGTGGAGTCCCCAGTATTTAAAGAGCTACCAGGTGCCAAGGCCAATGATGACAGCACCGTCCCTCTCACAGGGCTGGCTGAGGAGCCGGCTGGGACCTCGGAAGGCACAACAGTGGGAAACCACCCCCGGGCCTCCTACG GCCGGGCGCTGTCCATGACCCACGGCTCCGCACGCTCGCCCATCTCCAACGGCACCTTTGGCTTCGACGGGCACGCGAGGGGCGACGCGCACGTGTACCACACGGTCCACAAGGACTCGGGGCTCTACAAGGACTTGCTGCACAGGATGCATGCGGACAGGGGCCCCGAGGAGAGGCCCACCCAGGAGAGCAGCGCCCGGCTGCTGCGCCGCAACAACAGCTACACCTGCTACACCGCCGCCATCTGTGGGCTGCCCGTGCACGCCACCTTCAAGGCCGCCGAGTCGTCCTCGGCTGCAGAGGACAGCGAGAAGCTGGTGGGTGACGCCGTGTCCTACTCGAAGAAGAGGCTTCGCTACGACAGCTACTCGAGCTACTGCAACGCCGTAGCGGAGGCCGAGATCGAGGCGGATGAGGGAGGCGTGGAAATGAAGCTGGCGTCCGAGCTGGCGGATCCCGACCAGCCCCGAGAGGACCCTGCGGAGGacgagaaggaggagaaggacacAGCCGAGGTCCACCTCCTGTTCCACTTCCTGCAGGTCCTCACCGCCTGCTTCGGGTCCTTCGCGCACGGTGGCAATGATGTAAG TAATGCCATTGGTCCCCTGGTGGCTTTGTGGCTGATATACGAGCAAGGCGCAGTCCTGCAAGAGGCAGTTACCCCTGTTTGGCTGCTGTTTTATGGAGGAGTTGGCATCTGTACAGGCCTGTGGGTCTGGGGCAGAAGAGTGATCCAGACCATGGGCAAGGACCTCACGCCCATCACGCCCTCCAG CGGCTTCACCATCGAGCTGGCCTCTGCCTTCACAGTCGTGATCGCCTCCAACGTCGGGCTTCCCGTCAGCACCACGCACTGCAAG